In Methylocystis echinoides, one genomic interval encodes:
- a CDS encoding beta-1,6-N-acetylglucosaminyltransferase: MKLDNSTPARVGFIISAYKRPELTERLVHALEGRPCSIHVDKKSSIRPDLERALGGLSNVTFLKQHQVSWGDFGHVAASLEGMRWFQTTDLDYAILLTGQCYPLLPMRHVEEALGRLGGKSLIQHEPFDIPENFILRDYGLQLRYQLTRLKRLLGLGSGDEQVQTSPNDQPRVKPTTKPSYWGYEGWRRIKKYKYFVSGQAKTAPFIVRSLPLNLHPYGGSSYWCLSRECVDYVLRFIDENPSVVRFFENSYIPCETFFQTILGNSDLRSTLIDEEVHYVEWSHPNDGTPKTLTDPASALASGKWFARKWESTDALDEIDRRRNLLRSESALSGASAAN; the protein is encoded by the coding sequence ATGAAGCTTGACAATTCGACTCCGGCGAGAGTGGGATTTATCATTTCGGCCTACAAGCGCCCCGAGCTCACAGAACGTTTGGTGCACGCTCTCGAGGGCAGGCCGTGCAGCATTCACGTCGACAAGAAATCATCCATTCGTCCCGACCTCGAGCGGGCGCTCGGCGGGCTTTCAAATGTAACTTTCCTCAAACAGCATCAGGTTTCGTGGGGCGACTTCGGTCATGTCGCCGCGAGCCTCGAAGGCATGCGCTGGTTCCAGACCACTGATCTCGATTACGCCATCCTGCTAACCGGCCAATGTTATCCGCTCCTCCCCATGCGCCACGTCGAAGAAGCGCTCGGTCGGCTGGGCGGAAAATCTCTCATCCAACATGAGCCGTTCGATATCCCGGAGAATTTCATTCTGCGCGATTACGGCCTTCAGCTGCGTTATCAGCTGACGAGGCTGAAGCGTCTGCTCGGCCTCGGCTCCGGAGACGAACAGGTCCAAACGTCCCCCAATGATCAGCCTCGCGTCAAGCCGACGACGAAACCCTCCTATTGGGGCTACGAGGGCTGGCGACGAATTAAGAAGTATAAGTATTTTGTCTCAGGCCAGGCGAAGACAGCGCCATTCATCGTCCGGAGCCTCCCGTTGAATCTCCATCCCTATGGCGGCTCGTCTTATTGGTGCCTGTCGAGGGAATGCGTCGATTACGTTTTGCGATTCATCGACGAAAATCCCAGCGTCGTCCGCTTCTTCGAGAACAGCTACATTCCTTGCGAAACTTTCTTCCAAACTATTCTCGGTAATTCGGACCTTCGCTCGACGCTGATCGATGAGGAAGTCCATTATGTGGAGTGGAGCCATCCAAACGATGGGACCCCCAAGACACTGACAGACCCTGCAAGCGCCCTCGCCTCGGGGAAATGGTTTGCCAGAAAATGGGAATCGACCGACGCGCTGGATGAAATCGATCGCCGCCGGAATCTCTTGCGCAGCGAGAGCGCGCTCAGCGGCGCTTCCGCCGCGAACTGA
- a CDS encoding flagellar basal body P-ring protein FlgI, producing the protein MRRFILLAAVLLLAPAAAADVRIKDVTSPVGPRDYQLIGYGLVIGLQGTGDTMRNAPFTEQSASALLDRMGVNVRPNNTMRTRNVAAVMVTASLPPYAGWGTTIDVTVSSMGDATSLMGGTLVLTSLTGLDGAVYAIAQGPIAVSGFAAQGQNETLTHGVATVGRIPNGATIEREPPRPAAGIDGPLILQLRNPDYATAVRVADAVNGFTRQRYKSALARERDDRSVALTLPRGAQATRFLAEIGDLRVAVETPARVVIDERTGTVVIGADVQISPVAVTQGGLTVRISETPEVSQPAPFSNGRTTVTNQTTISAAEPAGQVAMLAGPSLKQLVKGLNEIGLKPTGIISILQAIKSAGTLQADLLIQ; encoded by the coding sequence ATGCGCCGGTTCATCCTCCTCGCGGCCGTCCTGCTCCTCGCGCCCGCCGCCGCGGCGGATGTGCGCATCAAAGACGTCACGTCTCCGGTCGGGCCGCGCGACTATCAGCTCATCGGCTACGGTCTCGTGATCGGCCTGCAGGGCACCGGCGACACGATGCGCAATGCGCCTTTTACGGAGCAGTCGGCCTCGGCGCTGCTTGATCGCATGGGCGTCAATGTACGCCCCAACAACACCATGCGCACGCGCAACGTCGCCGCCGTCATGGTCACGGCGTCGCTGCCGCCTTACGCGGGCTGGGGCACGACGATTGACGTCACCGTCTCCTCCATGGGCGACGCGACATCCTTGATGGGCGGCACGCTGGTGCTCACGTCGTTGACGGGGCTTGACGGCGCCGTCTACGCCATCGCGCAGGGCCCTATCGCCGTCTCGGGCTTCGCCGCGCAGGGCCAGAATGAGACCCTCACCCATGGCGTCGCCACGGTCGGACGCATCCCGAATGGCGCGACGATCGAACGCGAGCCGCCGCGTCCCGCCGCCGGGATCGACGGCCCGCTTATTCTGCAACTTCGCAATCCGGACTATGCGACTGCGGTGCGCGTCGCTGACGCCGTCAACGGTTTCACTCGCCAGCGCTACAAATCTGCGTTGGCGCGGGAGCGCGACGACCGCAGCGTGGCGCTGACCCTTCCCAGAGGCGCGCAGGCGACCCGCTTTCTCGCCGAGATCGGCGATTTGCGCGTCGCCGTGGAAACGCCCGCGCGCGTCGTCATCGATGAACGCACCGGCACCGTCGTCATCGGCGCCGATGTGCAGATTTCACCCGTCGCGGTTACCCAGGGCGGCCTCACTGTGCGCATCAGCGAAACGCCCGAAGTCTCGCAACCTGCGCCGTTCTCGAACGGTCGCACAACGGTGACCAACCAGACCACGATTTCAGCCGCCGAACCCGCCGGGCAGGTCGCCATGCTCGCGGGGCCCTCCCTCAAACAGCTGGTGAAAGGGCTGAATGAGATCGGGCTCAAACCCACGGGCATCATCTCGATCCTGCAGGCGATCAAGAGCGCCGGCACCCTGCAGGCCGATCTCCTCATTCAATAA
- the flgA gene encoding flagellar basal body P-ring formation chaperone FlgA gives MSLARTMLVVLLAAAALARAEAQESFPVARVTIYPGDAITETMLDERVGVVAQEAQALYMRSRAALLGKVARRTLLPGQPIPLIAVDAPRIVAVGAQVKIVFAEAGLHIVTYGIAQQPGGVGDVIRVRN, from the coding sequence ATGAGTCTTGCACGGACGATGCTTGTCGTTCTTCTCGCCGCCGCCGCTTTGGCGCGCGCAGAGGCGCAGGAAAGTTTCCCGGTCGCGCGCGTCACGATCTATCCCGGCGACGCGATCACTGAAACAATGCTCGACGAGCGCGTTGGCGTCGTCGCCCAGGAGGCGCAGGCGCTCTACATGCGGTCGCGCGCGGCGTTGCTCGGCAAGGTTGCCCGCCGCACTCTATTGCCGGGCCAGCCTATTCCGCTGATCGCCGTCGACGCCCCACGCATCGTCGCAGTGGGCGCGCAGGTAAAGATCGTGTTTGCCGAGGCCGGACTGCACATCGTAACCTATGGGATCGCGCAACAGCCGGGCGGAGTAGGCGACGTCATTCGCGTCCGCAATTAG
- a CDS encoding NAD-dependent epimerase/dehydratase family protein codes for MSKNTCLITGGAGFIGCALSRELAGAFDELVVVDNLHPQIHADHRRPDALAPHAALHVADVTEAGTWDRLFADFDPTVVIHLAAETGTGQSLTEATRHAAVNVVGTAQLLDGLARHAMAPKRFVLSSSRAVYGEGAWRNAEGGLVYPGQRTRSQLEAGQWDFPGLSPRPFSAESTRPSPISVYGATKLAQEHLMSAWSHAFGSEVVTLRLQNVYGPGQSLTNSYTGILPLFARIAKAGQSIPLYEDGCMLRDFVFIDDVARALAKVALCGAPSAQPYDIGSGRAATIGETARIIAARYNAPAPHVCGKYRHGDVRHASSEIEQTRADLGWEPQVDLQEGLDRLCRWIDERM; via the coding sequence ATGTCGAAAAATACCTGTCTCATCACCGGCGGCGCCGGATTTATCGGTTGCGCCCTGTCGAGAGAGCTCGCGGGCGCCTTCGACGAGCTTGTCGTCGTAGACAATCTTCATCCTCAAATTCACGCCGACCATCGTCGTCCGGATGCGCTCGCTCCCCACGCCGCTCTCCATGTCGCCGATGTCACGGAAGCCGGAACGTGGGATCGCCTTTTCGCGGATTTCGATCCGACGGTCGTCATCCATCTGGCGGCGGAGACCGGCACCGGTCAATCCTTGACGGAGGCGACGCGCCATGCCGCCGTCAATGTCGTGGGAACCGCTCAGCTTCTGGACGGACTGGCGCGCCATGCGATGGCGCCGAAGCGCTTCGTGCTGTCATCCAGCCGCGCCGTCTACGGCGAAGGCGCGTGGCGCAACGCCGAAGGCGGCCTCGTCTATCCTGGCCAACGCACGAGAAGCCAGCTCGAGGCAGGCCAATGGGATTTCCCGGGGCTTTCACCCCGCCCGTTTTCAGCCGAGTCGACGCGACCCAGCCCGATCAGCGTCTACGGCGCAACGAAATTGGCCCAAGAGCATTTGATGTCGGCGTGGAGTCACGCCTTCGGCTCGGAGGTCGTCACGCTTCGCCTTCAGAACGTCTATGGGCCAGGCCAGTCGCTGACCAATTCCTATACGGGGATCCTGCCTCTCTTCGCCAGGATCGCCAAGGCCGGGCAGAGCATTCCACTTTACGAAGACGGCTGCATGCTTCGGGATTTCGTTTTCATCGACGACGTCGCCCGAGCGCTCGCCAAAGTCGCCCTTTGTGGGGCTCCTTCGGCGCAGCCCTATGACATAGGCTCCGGCCGCGCCGCCACGATCGGCGAGACGGCACGGATTATCGCCGCTCGCTACAACGCCCCGGCTCCGCACGTCTGCGGCAAATACCGACATGGCGACGTTCGTCACGCCTCGAGCGAAATCGAGCAGACTCGCGCAGACCTCGGATGGGAGCCCCAGGTCGACCTCCAAGAGGGTTTGGATCGACTTTGCCGCTGGATCGACGAACGGATGTGA